From a single Deinococcota bacterium genomic region:
- a CDS encoding zinc-binding dehydrogenase — translation VTGASGGVGSLAVALLAGRGFTVAASSGKRRAHEWLRGLGASSVLDRAALAEPSLKPLLKPSWQGGVDTVGGQTLATLLKSLYWGGAVAACGLVGGTELNTSIYPFILRGARLLGIDSAACPMARRSAAWAKLAGEWRPADLEAMTEEIGLDGLEAAVQKILKGEMQGRVLVDLDA, via the coding sequence TGGTCACCGGTGCGAGCGGCGGGGTGGGCAGCCTGGCGGTGGCGCTGTTGGCGGGCCGCGGCTTTACGGTAGCGGCGAGCAGCGGCAAAAGGCGGGCGCATGAGTGGCTGCGCGGCTTGGGCGCCTCGAGCGTCTTGGACCGCGCGGCGCTGGCCGAGCCCTCGCTCAAGCCGCTGTTGAAGCCCTCCTGGCAGGGCGGGGTGGACACCGTCGGCGGCCAGACGCTGGCGACGCTGCTCAAGAGCCTCTACTGGGGCGGGGCGGTAGCGGCCTGTGGGCTGGTGGGCGGCACCGAGCTGAACACAAGCATCTACCCCTTTATCCTGCGCGGGGCGAGGCTGTTGGGCATCGACTCGGCGGCCTGCCCGATGGCGCGGCGCAGTGCGGCCTGGGCGAAGCTGGCCGGCGAGTGGCGGCCGGCGGACCTCGAGGCGATGACCGAGGAGATCGGCCTGGACGGCCTCGAGGCGGCTGTTCAAA